The following coding sequences are from one Negativicutes bacterium window:
- a CDS encoding gamma carbonic anhydrase family protein, whose translation MSEIYQFQNKSPVIHQNTMLAPGAKIIGEVTLAEGVSVWYNAVLRADVNPIRIGKFSNIQDNSTIHEDSGEGSGLTQGLPTILGEYVTVGHGCILHACLVEDYCLIGMGAVILDGAVIGRGSIVGAGAVVTKGTVIPPFSVVLGMPAKVVKTLPEESISARREHAQHYYQLAMAHQEGNRMSLKKL comes from the coding sequence ATGAGTGAAATTTATCAGTTTCAAAATAAAAGTCCTGTCATCCATCAAAATACCATGCTCGCACCCGGCGCGAAGATCATCGGTGAGGTAACCTTAGCGGAAGGCGTCAGTGTTTGGTATAACGCGGTCCTGCGTGCCGATGTGAATCCAATTCGCATCGGTAAGTTCAGCAACATCCAGGACAACAGCACCATACACGAAGACAGCGGAGAAGGCAGCGGTTTAACGCAGGGACTGCCGACGATTTTAGGCGAGTATGTCACAGTGGGCCATGGCTGTATTCTGCATGCCTGCCTGGTCGAAGACTATTGTCTGATCGGCATGGGCGCGGTCATTCTGGACGGCGCCGTCATTGGCAGGGGGTCGATCGTGGGGGCGGGGGCTGTGGTAACCAAAGGGACGGTGATCCCACCCTTTTCCGTTGTTTTGGGCATGCCGGCGAAAGTGGTGAAAACGCTGCCGGAGGAATCAATCAGCGCCAGAAGGGAGCATGCCCAACATTATTATCAGCTGGCAATGGCGCATCAAGAAGGCAACAGAATGAGTCTCAAAAAACTTTAG